The genomic region AGATAAATAATGTGGATGTGGAGGTTCCTGAAGGGACGAGTATACTCTTCGCGGCGCGCAAAGCCGGATTCAATGTCCCCACATTGTGCCATCATCCCGATCTCACGCCCGGGGGACAATGCGGAATCTGTGTGGTTGAAATCGAAGGGATACCCGGACTCAAGCGGTCGTGCATGACGCCGCTCGGCGAAGGTTTCAAGGTCCATACGCATACGCCGAGGGTAATGGCCACGCGCAAACAGCTCGTGGAGCTCATCCTCTCCAATCACGACACAGATTGTCTGACCTGCATAAAAAACAACAACTGCGAATTGCAGACCCTCTCGGCAACGCTCGGTATCAATGCGGTGGAATACGCCAAGCTCGAAGAGAAGATGCCCATCGACAGGACAAGCGTCTCCATCGTGAGAGACCCTAACAAGTGCATCCTCTGCGGGCGATGCACACAGGTGTGCTCCAACATCCAGACCGTAAATGCCCTTGCCGTAAACCACAGGGGGGCCGACACCTTTCTGTCCACCGCCTTTGACGCGGGTCTCGGAAACAGCGTCTGCATCAACTGCGGGCAATGCGTGGTACACTGCCCGGTCGGCGCTCTCTATGAAAACAGCCAGGTGGAGAAGGTCTGGGAGGCCCTCCACGATCCGGATAAATTTGTGGTAGTTCAGGAAGCCCCGGCGGTGCGGGTCATGCTCGGAGAGGAATTCGGCATGGCGCCGGGATCGCTCGTGAGCGGCAAGATGCACGCAGCATTGCGCAGGCTCAACTTCGACGCGGTCCTTGATACAAACTTTGCCGCTGACCTGACCATCATGGAAGAGGGCACGGAACTGCTCTCACGACTTAAATCGGGAAAGAACCTGCCACTCATTACGTCC from Syntrophorhabdaceae bacterium harbors:
- a CDS encoding [Fe-Fe] hydrogenase large subunit C-terminal domain-containing protein, giving the protein MIKAKINNVDVEVPEGTSILFAARKAGFNVPTLCHHPDLTPGGQCGICVVEIEGIPGLKRSCMTPLGEGFKVHTHTPRVMATRKQLVELILSNHDTDCLTCIKNNNCELQTLSATLGINAVEYAKLEEKMPIDRTSVSIVRDPNKCILCGRCTQVCSNIQTVNALAVNHRGADTFLSTAFDAGLGNSVCINCGQCVVHCPVGALYENSQVEKVWEALHDPDKFVVVQEAPAVRVMLGEEFGMAPGSLVSGKMHAALRRLNFDAVLDTNFAADLTIMEEGTELLSRLKSGKNLPLITSCSPGWIKFMETFFHNMIPHMSTAKSPQQMFGALAKTYYAEVKG